Genomic window (Granulicella arctica):
ATCTCAGTGGATGTAACGCACCGAAAACGGGGTGATCGACAACTTCGGACTGCTCGGACGGCCGAAACGTTATGGTTGCCGAAAACAACGACTCTGCGGGAGTACGGCGTGGCGTGAAGCTTAATAGTCAGAAGGGCGTTTCCGAGTACTTCACAGTGCGGACACCGGTGAGCGCTGCGGGTGTTCCGAGCGTCTCCACAGCCCATACGAACCTATCCCAAGCAAAAGAGTGATCACTGAGGGCGCAAACGCCACATGCTGGTCACGAATGGAGGCGTGTGCGATCAGAGCCGATACAAGGTTGAATGCAAAACCAGCGTAGGCCCACTCTTTCAGGCGAGTGGGTATCGCTGGAATCAGCAGCGAGAAAACGCCCAGCATCTTTGCCACGGAAAGTTCCACACGGAATGACGCCGCTGGAAAGCCAAGACGCGCAAATGCCTGCGCCGCCTGCGGAGTGAACCACTCCCAATACGCAGTGAAGATCATCTCCAAGCAGAACAGCGAGGTTACTACCCAGAAGGCAATTATTACTGTCTTTGATTTTGTCATTGGGCCTCTTCAACGAACAGAGTTCGATATCCGATGAACCCTGCCAACCATACTGCGCTCCCTCGTAAGCGGTCCCCCAGACTGGCGCTACGAGAGCACCGGCGCCGCAGCAAACAACCCACGGAAACTGATCCTGTATGCCCAGATCAGGAAAACTTCAAGCGCTGTGCAGATCAGTCCCGTGATAATACCCGGGACGCGAAAGAGGATGTGGAACAACAAAATATTGACCAGGATCGGGCCCAAGAGAACGAGGCCGATCGGGACGAAGCGGCCAACCAGCAGCAGCAATCCGCCGATCAACATGAGCAGGGCTATGAACACGGTGTAGTTGTGCTCCACCATCAAGGTCATGAAGTTTGTGGCGTCCGCCGGCATTCCGCCCATCTTGCCGAGCTTCAGAATGCTGACGATTCCCGAGGCAAAAAATACGAATCCTAGCAAAATGCGGGCAATTACTATAGCAATCTTCATAGCGCACCTCCCAAAATGCGGATGAGATGCGATGAGAATACTCGAAGTGTTGCACCTCTGGTAAGCAATTACCGCAGTGTCGCTCTGTGTGCTCCCTGCTTACCAC
Coding sequences:
- a CDS encoding DoxX family protein, with translation MTKSKTVIIAFWVVTSLFCLEMIFTAYWEWFTPQAAQAFARLGFPAASFRVELSVAKMLGVFSLLIPAIPTRLKEWAYAGFAFNLVSALIAHASIRDQHVAFAPSVITLLLGIGSYGLWRRSEHPQRSPVSAL
- a CDS encoding DoxX family protein, whose product is MKIAIVIARILLGFVFFASGIVSILKLGKMGGMPADATNFMTLMVEHNYTVFIALLMLIGGLLLLVGRFVPIGLVLLGPILVNILLFHILFRVPGIITGLICTALEVFLIWAYRISFRGLFAAAPVLS